A window of the Astyanax mexicanus isolate ESR-SI-001 chromosome 22, AstMex3_surface, whole genome shotgun sequence genome harbors these coding sequences:
- the zgc:114041 gene encoding monocarboxylate transporter 13, with product MVDLNIDPPDGGYGWVVVTSAFFTMGLTTSVLRNFGLFFLHIQNYYSVPTSTVSWVTSTGIATFHLGAPVAGALSVYLTQRGVIMIGAALAASGMIIASFGLSLPWMYLSIGVLQGLGVSFCWMPTNSMVSHYFKRWRPVAFSISSSGECVFSMAFSPFFQWLIEAYSWQGALLIIGGLQLNLWVCGALMRPLTPKASPQGKLMEDSKELDQSGPSKKAPFQWSLIRRPELLLYIVFATLATAGFFIPPLFLVPHANHLGVEQYWTASLLSVLSLSDLLGRLAGGWLANLRLLRNLQQLAMAATLLGVVLLLLPIGQSYWAIVVFTALYGFLFGSVVAVHITSIVDIVGLVGFDSALGLFMLFRSSGALVALPAAGWVADRFNDFSAAFYLAGFCIILSAIFVVVVDKLVENKKKNAAVTNIPDQTTDIL from the exons ATGGTGGACCTCAACATCGATCCACCAGACGGAGGGTATGGCTGGGTGGTGGTCACTTCGGCCTTCTTCACCATGGGCCTCACCACATCCGTCCTGAGGAACTTCGGCCTGTTCTTCCTCCATATCCAAAACTACTACAGTGTTCCCACCAGCACTGTGTCATGGGTCACCTCCACCGGCATTGCTACATTTCATCTAGGAG CTCCAGTTGCTGGAGCTCTCAGTGTCTACCTCACTCAGCGTGGAGTCATTATGATTGGTGCAGCGCTGGCGGCCTCAGGGATGATCATCGCCTCGTTTGGTCTGAGTCTACCATGGATGTACCTGTCTATAGGAGTTCTGCAAG GACTCGGAGTCTCCTTCTGCTGGATGCCCACCAACAGCATGGTCAGCCACTACTTTAAACGCTGGCGTCCAGTGGCCTTTTCCATCTCCAGCTCTGGGGAATGTGTCTTTTCCATGGCGTTCAGTCCTTTCTTCCAGTGGCTGATTGAGGCCTACTCATGGCAAGGAGCTCTACTCATAATCGGAGGTCTTCAGCTTAATCTTTGGGTGTGTGGGGCTCTAATGAGACCCCTTACACCAAAAGCATCTCCTCAAGGCAAGCTTATGGAGGACTCTAAAGAACTGGACCAGAGTGGACCATCCAAGAAGGCCCCTTTCCAGTGGTCTTTAATCCGGAGGCCTGAACTGCTGCTCTACATTGTGTTCGCCACTTTAGCCACTGCTGGCTTTTTCATCCCTCCGCTGTTTCTGGTCCCGCATGCTAATCACCTGGGTGTGGAGCAGTACTGGACCGCCTCGCTCCTCTCTGTGCTCTCCCTGAGTGACCTGCTGGGCAGGCTGGCAGGGGGATGGTTAGCTAACCTGCGACTGCTGAGGAACCTCCAGCAGCTGGCCATGGCAGCCACTTTGCTGGGTGTGGTGTTGCTGCTCTTACCTATAGGACAAAGCTACTGGGCAATTGTAGTGTTCACTGCACTGTACGGCTTCCTGTTTGGCAGTGTGGTGGCCGTCCACATTACCAGCATAGTGGACATAGTGGGGCTGGTGGGTTTCGACAGTGCGCTTGGACTCTTTATGCTGTTTAGAAGCTCTGGGGCATTAGTTGCCCTCCCTGCTGCAG GCTGGGTGGCAGACAGGTTCAATGACTTCAGTGCTGCTTTCTACCTTGCTGGATTCTGCATCATACTGTCAGCCATTTTTGTGGTGGTAGTGGACAAGTTGGTGGAGAATAAAAAGAAGAACGCTGCTGTAACAAACATCCCTGATCAAACTACTGACATTTTATAG